The genome window CTCTAATAGCTAATGGTTATAGCGACGAGCATATATAATTGATGCATATACATTTAGTCATCCATATGCAATGCTGCCAAGTTGAGCTGATGGCAATACCTTGTTATTTTAGTTGGGGGACATTGTAATGCCAAGGCTGCCATTTGTGGTGTATTTTTGTGTGGTCATAAcgaaatattatgtaaaaggCAAGCTAGTGGCAAGTTGGATAAAtctgtgttttaaataaaaagaataaattgGAATTTATTTGTCTATTTTAAGGTTACTTATCATTTAACCAATTACTGCAGGTCCTACAGAGTGCAGCCGGTATGTATAGAAACTTGAACTTGTTGGCCATGAAATTAACAAAGAGGGGAGGACTTCTTATGACTTGCTCATGTTCTGGAGCTATGACCCAAAGCGGGAAGTTCCTCAGTGTTCTTCAGGCAAGTAGTTATTAGTCCTCCCTTTACAGTAATTGCAATGATagatgttttatatatttgttctttAGAGTAACAACCTTGTAGCCCGCAATCTCAGGTTGGTaggaaattttcatattttcaagcTTCTGTTGCTCTGACCAGAAAAATTAGCGGTCATTTCATGTATGAATTATGATGCTTGCTCaccattttaaaatttgaaagtcGTTAGATAATCATCTCCCTCTATATTAAAGACAAATGACAATAACATTGGAAAATTGTATGTAAAAAAACACAGTTATCATGCCAATATGTAAAATTGTATTTGTGATGTAACTACATAAAAGAATGGCCTCTATTCATCATAAATACATACACACATGTTTCTTTTGCATATAAATGTATACAACTGCACAGCAGGTCTGCCATAAACAGTATAGCTAATCAGATAATCTGTTTGATCAGGGAGCTGCATCAATGTCCGGCAGAAAAATCACAGTTATACGACAAGCTGGAGCAGCATGTGATCATCCCATTGACCCCGCTTATCCAGAAGGAGCTTACCTTACCAATATCTTGCTTAGAGTACTCTAAGCATAATTGCCTCTTACTGTTCCCCCCTAACCAGTACTGATCAGAAATTCCATCTTTAGCTAATAGAGATGATAGAGAAGTATCTACAATGTTTGTTTAGCTGTGGCATATTTTTTAGCCATTTTCCAATCTAGCTTGTAGGGGTGCAAACAAACCAAACTGTTCGTGAGCTACTCCAGCTCGGCtcgtaaaatattcgaatttgattcggtaataatcgagccgaactcgagcttgAGCCATTTGGATGTTTtgccgagccgagctcgagcttcaaattactcggctcgtaaggttcgcaagccttatcgagcctctactattttttaatttttttcttataaatatatttaatcgaatcgaactcgagccaaaccgatcatatttcgagtttttgtcaatatttaaTGACTCGATTCAagctttcgagccgaactcgagcctatcgaactgtttacgagccgagcttcgaacttgaaattaaaggctcggtcaaactcgaactcgagccccgaacttttcggtcgagctcgagccgagcctgGCACTGTtcagctcggctcggctcgattacacCCCTACTAGCTTGCCAGAATCTCAGAGTAATGTGTGTTTCCCTGTATTATTGGAATTTAATAGGGGCTTTGCAGTCCTTTTTGCGCAAAGTTTCCACATTACTTGAAGACTTGAAATTCAGAAATTTACATAGAATTTACACAACCAAAAGAAATGCAACAGTGATTTTTGTGAAGTATCAGATGACAAAAAAATTGATGAAACTAATATGAACATTTACATGTGCATGTGCAAAGAAAACCACAATGCTATTTCAAACTcataaattaatcaataaaaCATTTTAAGTCACCCAAATCAAGCACAACTCATGTACATTGGAAGTAGGATACAAGTGAGTTTACCCTCCCATATGTTTTAAACAACCATGTGAATCACCATTATGCAAAGGAAACCAAAAAGCTGAAGCATGACATGAAGGAGTAAAGGCTAATTGTTTGCTCCACCACCTGGATTCCGGTTCCAAGACAAATATGTTGGATCTCCAAGTCGCCTAAGATCACAGAAAGATGACAATATTAGTATGGTTGAAGTGATGGAATTTACAAACTACAGTACTGCACAATTGACAGAAAGCATGACCCACAAGACCAAACACAAATATGTGGATCGGCAAAGCTTTAGCATCTAAGCTTGTCACCCCTTGTTAAAATAGTGAAAACAGACCTTAAAAAAGGGCAAAGGCTGAAGGTGTGACTTTATCTTAAAAaacaattctttataaaatgtTCCGGCATGTGATGGTGGTCAGACACTAGGTTACAAAAGTACTTACAAATTCTTCAATGTTAATTTTCTACCCTTGTTAAGATGGTAGAAACCAGACCTCGGGAAATGGCACAGGTTCAAGTTAAGAATCAAACTGTGCAGCTAAAAACCATGGGTTTAAAAACGAACACTGCGAACATTTCTTGGAGTCGCTGGGTAAACTGAATAGGTAAGGGACTCTCTAGGAGCAGCTACTATGCGTCTATACATGGTATACCACTTGATCCATTGTGGTGAGCGTTAAACAAATTCAGGATATTTACACAAGCAGTAGAGATGCAGTTCAGAATGTAAATCACCTTGGCTTGACATAATAAATAATGGTGAAAGACATTGCTAGTAAGAAGCATAATCCGCCAACTGTTAGATATGCAATGCCAATGAAGTCATTCTTTCCACCAATCCATTTGGTGGTCGACAGTACAAGCTTCTTCTTGCCATTAAAACTATAGGTGTTGTAATTATTCTCCAACGTCACTTGAATGACATCACCTTTCTTAAGTTCCACCTCAATCTTTCCATACAACTTCCTAAAAGTTGGAAGAGCAGCAGTTCGCATCCAGACAATCAGGTCCTCTTGCTGGCTCAGCTATACCTCAGAAAGGAACacaaatatttataaactaTATAATACAAGTGAGTCTTCACAAAATTGACTACATTACCCAACACAAACCGTTACTTTCCTATGTATACACGGAAGCACATGCCATGGAACTACAAGTAAACACAGAATTATCaaagaaaatatttacaatttacatATACTCTTTAGTGCAACTTTAATATTTGGAAAACAGTATAATATCTGAAGTTGGAATATTTCTAAATtgatacatttttttaaaaaaaagactacataaatactaataaatatatcataaatgtgtgtatatttaattataatgtgTACTCCCAAGTAGAAATCCAAACATATATAATGCGTGTAtgtgagttttttttttgtgtgtgtgctcTCCAAGTAGAAATACAAACATGAAACTGAATCTATTGGTGTACTTTCATGTTTCTTGTAAAATTGCCCAAacccaaacatcaaatttttaagtCCTTTTCTCGTGTCATGTAAATACTTTCCAGGTCTAAATCAGAGACATGTCACTTATAAGAAGCTTAAAATGATATGCAAGTTCTCCAGAAGTCAAAATAAGTTACAAGAGGTAGGTTGGATGACATTTGAAGATGGACACTGTTTACGGTGTACACCAAGCCACTGTCATCTTCATTCAACCAAATCAATATAGTGTTTTGTCAATTTTTTTCCGCAACAAGTGACagatgtttttatatatttcgaTATAATAATTAGTATAATAAGTTTATAATAACCCTCTAAGCTAGTGGTCAAATCTTGTCAACAAAAACGTGGGTGTGAGGGCGtttaattataaagaaaaattattgcTACAAAGACATGATGATATCATGCAATTAAGTACTGAACAATATAAGCTGGAGCCAACTTGaaatacccccccccccccccccccccccccacttGACACATAAAaatcttttttgtttttgtaagcATTACTGTGGTAAGAATCTTACAGGGATTGATGCATTAAGAGTTGCGCCACCTTTGACAGTCCTGTTCTGGAAATTCTTAGGGAAGACATCTTTCCCAAACTTGTGTTCCCTATCACTTTTCCATGAAATATCCTTCTTGTTAACTTGCAACTTCTGGCTGGAGCGAGAGAAGCTATAGGTATCATTGAACAAACTCCAGGCGATAAGGCCACAAGGCAGAATTGCTTTCCCATTAATGGTAGCTTCAGGTTTACAATCATTTGTCTCATTCTCTTTGCTTTTGCTTTTTAGCTGCGGATCACTTCGGCTCTTCACATATCTATGAAAAAAATCAACACACTGTGCATATCAAAATTACAAACACTGTAAATAAATTAAGGCAACAAATGGTGCCACAAAGTTTAACAGGGGTTGAGGGTTCAAGGCTTGTCAAAGGCAATGTGGGGCAGAGGGGGTGCAGGCAGCCAGATTATCTTATTAAAATTACTTCCCTTACATTGCAACAATCATTGTTCTCATATAGGTTCCACATACTATAACTATTTCTGGAACATTCTACCTCCTGTTCCaggtatttataattttctccATTAGTTTAAAACGAGGAGGAGCCCCTACCAAGTGTCAGTCTGGGGCCACTTTGCTATAAACTCAGCTAAGACCTTTAAAGGACACCCTCCAGCCCAATAAGCCCAACACCAATGGCTATTTTCGAGACACAAACAGAAGATATTTTAAGAGGGCAAAAGAGTCTATTCAGAAGAAAGGAAGtagtcacaaaatattggggaTAGAGAGGAGAATAGATGTTATCTGGAAAATTGTAATGAGTGGTAGTAATTTGTAAGATACTACATCTTGAAGAGTGGATAATACTAGTTTCTCTTTTCTATTAATTTATCagtgttattaaaatttattttatcttgcAGCTAATCAatcatttaaattattgattgCGGTGATTGGGTTCATAGCACACCTGTAAGTGACTTATAAGCTATAAGACATATCATTTCTTGTGTGAACCCCCCTTCAAGTGGAGCTAAATGTCCCTCAAGTCATTCATGgactaatttttataatttcaaacCAACAGAGAGGGATCTAAAGATGCAAGTAAGATGAAGAGAATAAAGCAAGCCCAAGTTGTAGACGCACAATAGCATGCTTCCATGATTCTATGATCTATCATGTTTATAATATCTTACCACAGGTGAAGATACTGCTCATCTCTGTTATTATATGTTCAAGAGCCTCGATTCATGTTCTCCATGCAATTCAGGGTGATATTAAGTTATTAAGGGCTACGAGGACCTAAATGAAGATGTATATCCCAAAAGTATGGCCAAGTAGGGCAACTCCAGGCTCCAGCCATATCACTAATAATATTAAGTAATCTTCCATCACATGACAATAAAACCACGTGAGTTTCAGATAATGGATGGTAGATGTACAAACTTTGTACTTGCATAAGGAACAGTAGCAAGAGTGAGAACctctatttattaatataatttttataggaaTGTAATATAAGTGACATATACGTTGACATGATAATTTCAACTTGAAGAGCTGaaacaaaaacacatatatCATGTTACACCTGCAAGTTAGTCTACAATAGACATATGACCACATGCTTGACATTTTTATGCATCACAGCCCTACAATATAACTAACATCGTGATTGTTTATGCCTACAACTTTCTGAGgattagttaaaataattagCTGATGGTCGATGGTAAAGATATCTTGTTAGTTAGTATGGAACCAACTATCATGGCCGTTTGAAGTACTTTCTATATGTGGCAAGAGACTGAAACGAGTGTGGAGATCAGAAATCACTCGCACATATATTTGCCTAAAGGACTTCATAGAATGATATACCATTCTTACCATTATTATACCTAGTATGAGATTTTATGATCATGTATGATTAGATACAAAAGTATTACTCATATTACATATATACGGTTGTTAGGGTCACACTAAACTATCATCTAACTAGTCCATGGTTTCTATTTATCTTTTCTATATATCAGAGAGCTCAAAAAGATGGAAATATGCATTATACCAAGCATACATATATAACACAGAAAAACTGTtcgataaattaaattaaaaggcAATCAATTAGTAAATAATGTTGGTTGATATCTGATACTATCTCCT of Daucus carota subsp. sativus chromosome 3, DH1 v3.0, whole genome shotgun sequence contains these proteins:
- the LOC108214612 gene encoding ALA-interacting subunit 3; the encoded protein is MNSDGTSSTSGATGSGDSATPRRNSKRPKYSKFTQQELPACKPILTPGWVISSFLLVCIVFIPIGLASLFASRSVVEIVDRYETACIPGGFRKDKVKYIQSDSNKTCRRNLTVNKDMKPPIYVYYQLDNFYQNHRRYVKSRSDPQLKSKSKENETNDCKPEATINGKAILPCGLIAWSLFNDTYSFSRSSQKLQVNKKDISWKSDREHKFGKDVFPKNFQNRTVKGGATLNASIPLSQQEDLIVWMRTAALPTFRKLYGKIEVELKKGDVIQVTLENNYNTYSFNGKKKLVLSTTKWIGGKNDFIGIAYLTVGGLCFLLAMSFTIIYYVKPRRLGDPTYLSWNRNPGGGANN